A DNA window from Streptomyces sp. CA-278952 contains the following coding sequences:
- a CDS encoding CDC27 family protein encodes MNIDDLEWQADRIGGVPPRVVDSLLEHGHVDLVARAAAERGDWFCAQGAVRALQAAGEFERAWAVMKPFAETGWLPAVSAGVDILLASGRVEEALALTRPVGEESSLGACEVYAETLVKCGRVDEAITFLEPHLRDRWTMRCLVAMTEGQGRDARVLELLVPLADEARHHQTQGCSHPLWEALDLQAEVLERSGQVEEAIRVLGGDVAARRYGPQNTVQSYAQLLARHGRVEELQQAATGGHAREAFRPLMQAFTAAGRAQDAEEVLRRHIATARYPSSQQGLLMEFLIEQGRFEEAITVGRPTFEDPWESPLQGVVFLLAEKGLHDRALQLLDECSPEFVAERGDWIPSNRWWLMGELGRCREAITEIEATPELDAEERACTIAGLMARDSRLAEAISLLAEHPGRNATADRAHLLARQNRPLEALAAIPSVAAQREEHEQRWGTRKDWVAGAEDNDGGSSKEDHEGHVEDPPF; translated from the coding sequence GTGAACATTGATGATCTTGAGTGGCAGGCGGACCGGATAGGAGGAGTCCCTCCGCGGGTAGTGGACTCTCTTCTTGAGCACGGGCACGTGGATCTGGTGGCCCGGGCGGCAGCCGAGCGGGGCGACTGGTTCTGCGCGCAGGGCGCCGTGCGCGCGCTGCAGGCGGCGGGTGAGTTCGAGCGGGCGTGGGCGGTGATGAAGCCGTTCGCGGAGACCGGCTGGCTCCCGGCCGTATCTGCGGGTGTGGATATTCTGCTCGCGTCGGGCCGGGTGGAGGAGGCATTGGCGTTGACGCGTCCCGTAGGGGAGGAGTCCTCCTTGGGCGCGTGTGAGGTCTACGCCGAAACCCTGGTGAAGTGCGGGCGTGTCGACGAGGCGATCACGTTTCTCGAACCGCATCTGCGGGACCGGTGGACGATGCGCTGCCTGGTCGCGATGACGGAGGGGCAGGGGAGGGACGCCCGCGTGCTGGAGCTCCTGGTGCCGCTTGCCGACGAGGCACGCCATCACCAGACGCAGGGCTGTTCCCACCCGCTCTGGGAGGCGTTGGACCTCCAGGCGGAGGTCCTGGAGCGGTCGGGTCAGGTCGAGGAGGCGATCCGGGTGCTCGGCGGCGATGTGGCCGCGCGCCGGTACGGCCCGCAGAACACCGTCCAGTCGTACGCGCAGCTGCTCGCCCGGCACGGACGGGTCGAGGAACTGCAGCAAGCGGCCACGGGCGGCCATGCGCGCGAAGCCTTCCGCCCTCTGATGCAGGCATTTACGGCGGCGGGACGCGCGCAGGATGCAGAGGAGGTCCTGCGCAGGCACATCGCCACTGCCAGGTATCCGAGCAGTCAGCAGGGGCTCCTCATGGAGTTCCTCATCGAGCAAGGCCGGTTCGAGGAAGCCATCACCGTGGGGCGGCCTACCTTCGAAGACCCGTGGGAAAGCCCTCTGCAAGGGGTGGTCTTCCTGCTCGCTGAGAAGGGGCTCCACGACAGGGCGCTGCAGCTCCTGGACGAGTGCAGTCCGGAGTTCGTTGCGGAGCGTGGGGACTGGATTCCGTCCAACCGGTGGTGGCTGATGGGAGAACTGGGACGCTGCCGCGAAGCCATCACCGAAATCGAAGCCACACCCGAACTGGACGCCGAGGAACGAGCCTGCACGATCGCCGGACTGATGGCCCGGGACAGCCGACTTGCCGAGGCCATCAGCCTGCTCGCGGAACACCCTGGACGGAACGCCACCGCAGACCGCGCGCACCTGCTGGCACGCCAGAACCGCCCCCTGGAAGCACTTGCCGCCATCCCCAGCGTTGCCGCTCAACGCGAGGAACACGAACAGCGGTGGGGAACCCGCAAGGACTGGGTCGCCGGCGCGGAGGACAACGACGGCGGGAGCAGCAAGGAAGACCATGAGGGACACGTCGAGGACCCGCCGTTCTAG